ctaactgtattttttttagagagaTACATGGGGCCAAAAACTCTCATCAAAATAGGGGTGGAAATAGGTCGTGCAGCCTATAGCCTAACCTACTCGTTTAGTAAAAAAGCTAGGATAAAGCTTCTTAAAATCATACTGTATTTATTTAGTTAAGTATGTTAACTGTTAAGCATAGGCTTGTTAAACGAGACAATCATATCAGGCTTTTAAAAATCCCAATAATTAAACTTAGCCAACTTATTCGTCTTTTTTGGGTATGTCACttcattgtttattttttttatgaaaatgtcaCTTCATTATTGTCACACCAAAATATAcgaattaatatatttttagataaaattattattttaaaaaaagataaaattattttcaggTTGTTGTTTTAGAAATGAGCCTCAAAATCGTATCGTTGGGGCATACAACTCACGCATGGAAAAATTGTTAGTTACTAATGAATAcgtaaaatttagttttttttttttatatcttctaTATTAAAATgagaataattataatatactataattataaaaagttatatatagGCCAAACATTTGTCTCTAAAAGAAtcacttaaatatatatatttcataatatttttgagaaaaaaaacaattataatacaccaattataatttttataaacttaaTTGTTTTCACGTTTTTTTGTAAATGAGTTACTAAAGATTGTGATAGAGCTTACGATtcataaatgataaaattatttttcactaATCAATTAGTTATAGTTAAATTTCTTTAAATCTTCTAagtaaaaatgagaataaatatagtattctaattatattataaaatttactaTAAAAGTGAAACACATGATAAATGTGAATAAAACTTTAGttaaatttagtattttttttaatatcgtCACCGTATTAGTATAAATGAGAATAAATATACTAAACAAAACTACAAATGAGAACTTTGCATTCTTTaacgttatttttttttttggaaatggATCGctaaagaagttttttttttttgacttacgCTAAAGAAGTTGTTGGCATATACGAGTTGAGATCCTCTTCATTTTCTATaatttccatttcttccattatcaaagtttttaaatgtttttggatgtataaaaaatatttggactCATTTAATACcatatttttgcatttatattctcaaaactatataataatggaggaaatgaaaataatgagaaatgaagaggatcCTAACTCCTGAAATGTACAATTTATacacaatataaatatttgacATTAaccaattaataaaattttgcatttttgatttaatagtGTCgatataaaaatgagaataattATAATAcactaattataattttatttttccgaatttttttttatacttcaattttttaatgttgcttttttaaaaatgattacTAAAGAAATCATTGATGCATACAATTTAAACACTATTTAGAGGCTGTTTGTtacagttttaaaaaaaaatcagaatctaaaaataatcataaaacaattaaaaaagagAAGCTGCTAAGAGTAGCTAAAAATTGAggttatttaataattaaaaaaaaaacatttttacattttttttataagcaacgTTTTTACATgttgtatccaaacaaattaaaaattatattattaaaaaaagtgatttttattacaataaacaaacacaaagtaaattttacttttattctattactaatatattaaaatcgattatcaccaaagttactaatttatcctaaTTACTTTTAACcgcgttgcaagttttatatcattcattgtaatttcactaaaaaaaatattaaaaaaatatagaaataatataagataaatacataaaaaaagaagatgatatgcttaaaaatagaaacaaaacatatattatagattgaaacaaaacaaaacgaatatattctcataaaaatagcaacaaaacagattaatacgatcaactcaataatttattaaaagaagacaaaaaaaaagtcaataaaaaaatgataggaaaaataagattaatatgcataaaattaagaatatataaatagaaatagaaacataaacaatatttttcattaaaaaaatacactattaataataatataatactaataaaataaaattaatcactatcaaatttactaaattatcctaaatattcctaatcaaatttctaattttttattaaaaaatatacacgggactattatttgtgacaaatacataaaaaaatttgtgacagatacataaaaaattggataatttatcatcgataattattatcaaatttatttatttaataagttttacaaaaaaatagcacaatagtttcacttatattttcacaatattatataacaaattattaaatattttattctaaataaattttctaccttaatataaatgacaaacttaaatatcgaataaaagtcaatgacaCGTGCAAATatacgggtctttaaactagtttctataaaatctctaaaaaataaTCTCTAAATTGTACTGGTCATATTTGTCTTTTAACTACATGTTGAGAGTAggattttgttgttattattgttgtcaaaatcacattttaactcgtaaaataaaaaaatgttaaatcgGATGTAAAATCGTTTTTGGTAAACTCGAAGAAAAAATGAGTTTAGATCACATGACACGTACTTTCCctcctttcaatttttttaaattattttcttccTTCAAACTCAAGGAAACAAATTTGTGGGCCAAAAAAGTCATCTCCCTCTCATTTTGTTTAAGTGGGACAAAAATGAAGTTAAAGAAGAGGGGTTTAGTTTTCCATTTTTGTcctcatttcttttattaatattattatagagTGAGTTTATGTgattaattatatattcaaaataaattgCGAAAGTGTCATAAAATCATTTTCTGTATATGAGTAGACTTGTAATGAAATGATCCTTAGTTGTTTTGAAAAGATTTTTGAAAATTCCTATTTAGGTACTCTCCAAACTGAAACAAGCTTTTTCTTCATTTCCGAAACGACGAAAAGGGATATATGGTTTGAGTCGTGTTAATTTTATAGCTGATTAGTGTTGCTTTATAGACATTATAATTTGTCTATCGACTGAAACAAATGGTAAGACAAAACTAGCAACCAGATAATATTATGTCTCCAAATCAGTTGCTAAGTTGATCGCTAAAAGTAGATaacattaatttaataaaatggtcACAAAATAAATCGCCAAACTCCATCTCTATACATTCATGTGATTTGAGATGTTTTGGAAATCGAAGTTTAAGAGGATGCCCTATGTTTATTAATTCTCAGAAGCTTAAGGCTCTAAATATTTGTATAATTACTTGTAGAGCTTCATTATTATATCTTTTATGTGGTCATGAAATGGTAAGACTTTGTTATGAAAGAAATAACTAAGGAGAATGAGAATGATGACTCAGCAAAGTTGGTTACAAGTTGTGGAGAGGGAATGAGAAAAGGGAACAGAGAAGCGACTAATCGCCAATTGCATAACAATCACACTTACTACTAATGCAGATTGCTTCCATCTCCTTCATGAAGCTCTTGAGGCACTCATTCAAAAGCAAACCATGCCAACTCAACAGAGTCTTCCCATGGTGCAATGAACTTGATCGAACAACCATTTTAGATACGATCTGTTAAGCTCGATTTTTCCCGATTCGACGAGGCAATGTATTGCACTGGATTTTTAAGGTGGAACAATTTTTCGAGTATCATAACACACCATATTCCGAGGTTAGTGATTTTGACGGTACATTTGGATCACGACCTTGTTTTGTGGCTTCAAATGAATCAACGATCACACCCATTTCGTTCATGGCATGAATTTATGAGGTCATTAGAAATGGATTTTGGCTAGTCAGCTTTTGATTGCCACAGAGCAGCTCTATTTAAGCTGAATCAATCAGGATATATTGGTGAATATTGTAAGAGTTTAACAAACTAGCAAACAGGGTGTACAGTGTAAGTTCAGAAGTGCCCTCAGACAGTTTTTTGAGTTGAGCTCACCAATggatatgaataaaattttccAAAGTGCATTGAGAAAATTAATTCTAGTATTTTTCGATGATATCTTCAAATATAGCTCTTCATGGTCATTCCTTCTGCAATACTTTGAATGGGTTTTACAAGTATCACAACAATATGAACTATTTGCAAAACTGTCATGTGGAATCTAGAAAAGGAGTTTCCATGGATGCTAATAAGATCAAGGATGTGTTAGCATGGCCTCCTCCAACAAATTTGAAGCAACTTAGAGGCTTTTTGGGATTAACTGGATATCATAAGAGATGAAAGTGATAGAGCAGCTCAAGGGTCATCTGATGAGGGCACAACAATTGATGAAAAACCAAGCTGATAACAAACGAAAAGATGGAATTTTCAACGCAGGAGACATAGTTTTGGTCAAGCTGCAACCTTATTGTCAACATTCTGTTGAATTAAGGAAGAATAAGAAATTATCAACGAGGCAGTTTGGACCATTAACAGTCATTGAAAAGATAGGAAATCTGGCCTATAAGCTAAAGTTCCTTGCAACTGCCAAGATACATCCAGTATTTCACATATCTCAGTTGAAGGAATTTAAGAGCAGTAACGAAGAGCCTTATTTTCGTTTACCTCTCACAACATCTGAGACAGGTCCAATGTTGTAGCCTACTGCTGTGTTAGATGCTCGAATGCAACTTCAAGGCAATCAACATATTCCACAAGTGTTGATACAATGCTAGTGGGAAGACTTCAGGGAAATTTGTGACAACTATCCAGCTTTCAACCTTTGAGGACAAGGTTGAGTTTAAAGAGGGGGGTATTTTTATGAAAGAAATGACTAAGGAGAATGATGACTCTGCAAAGTTGGCTACAAGTGGTGGAGAGTGAATGAGAAAAGGGAGCAGAGCACGTGTAACAAACGTTAGGCTCAAGGACTATAAAATAGGCATGTGATGAGTGTGATTGTTAGGCAATTTGTGATTATTGGTCTCTCTAAAATTCTGTTATTCCCTCTGTACTTCCTTTCTGCACTGAAATAGATCCATCTTTTCAAAAGAGGATCCGTCTTCATTAATAACATTATCTTTGTGAGTATACTGTTAACAGACTCTCCTATCCTATGAGTATTTCCTAGTGGATATCAAACTTTGTTATTTACTTAAATTGGTATCAATCCAGTGTTATTTTCCACttttaaacaaatatttgagAAAGTTCAAACATTGCATTCCATCCAATATCTAAGTTTGAGATCCATTAAGCAGATTTCTAAATATCCAATTTATCTTTGATAATGATAAACCAAGTTAATCATGTAGAAAAGTGAAGTGCAGATCGAAAATGGAAATCATATGCAAATAGAAAATCTGAGAAAGTAACAAAATGATAAAGTACTCATTTACCTCAACCAATGTTTGTCTTTTGACCAGTATAGAGTTCCTTTCTCCCCAGCAGCTAACATCTACTCATCTATAGAATATGAAGTAATATAAACTATCATTCATGTTCTGAACAAACAATAGAAGCAATTCATTTATAGATTCAAATTATGCTTTAAATTTATCAACATTCTACATACTCTAAGGAGTATAGCTAGCTATTCATTTAAAGCTTAATTATTGGTCACAAATTTATCATCCATTAATTTCACACTTTTGGTCTTTCTTTTACAATCATTCTTAAACGACATAAATTCTATCTGATAATTTATCTAAGTGACAACAATCATTCAAGATAAATAAACGATATATAT
This portion of the Trifolium pratense cultivar HEN17-A07 linkage group LG3, ARS_RC_1.1, whole genome shotgun sequence genome encodes:
- the LOC123915113 gene encoding uncharacterized protein LOC123915113, with product MKVIEQLKGHLMRAQQLMKNQADNKRKDGIFNAGDIVLVKLQPYCQHSVELRKNKKLSTRQFGPLTVIEKIGNLAYKLKFLATAKIHPVFHISQLKEFKSSNEEPYFRLPLTTSETGKFVTTIQLSTFEDKVEFKEGGIFMKEMTKENDDSAKLATSGGE